Proteins encoded within one genomic window of Mauremys mutica isolate MM-2020 ecotype Southern chromosome 11, ASM2049712v1, whole genome shotgun sequence:
- the LOC123344748 gene encoding urotensin-2 receptor-like, with product MELGQCTSVPCHPKNATDHANATSEVLADTSDVLVTYFLGCILAAMCLVGIVGNIYTLVVVNLSMTFTGSMYMYIVNLALADLLYLSTIPFVVCTYFVKDWYFGDVGCRILFSLDLLTMHTSIFILTIMSTERYLAIVKPLDTIGRSRHYQRTVTCLVWMVSFLLALPTMILIDLRTSDQGGVTKRMCHPTWQMETYKVYLTILFNTCILAPGLVICYLYIKLARTYWRSQTAVFTTRDMNRCPKQKVLYMIFSIVLTYWACFIPFWLWQLVTIYYKQPGNLTNTTMIYINFIVTCLAYSNSCINPFLYTLLSKNYKEYLRSRQKNCIHLSKIKPKRHSSRQSIFSGSHAHTESIAIAQLTGLANEDVCTL from the coding sequence ATGGAGCTGGGTCAATGCACTTCAGTGCCCTGCCACCCTAAGAATGCCACGGATCACGCCAATGCCACCTCTGAAGTCCTCGCTGACACCAGTGATGTCTTGGTCACCTACTTCCTGGGGTGCATCCTGGCCGCGATGTGCCTGGTGGGCATAGTTGGCAACATCTACACGTTGGTGGTCGTGAACCTCTCCATGACATTCACTGGCTCGATGTACATGTATATCGTCAACCTGGCCCTGGCGGATCTCCTGTACCTGTCGACCATCCCCTTTGTGGTCTGCACGTATTTCGTGAAGGACTGGTACTTTGGAGATGTGGGTTGCAGGATCCTGTTCAGCCTGGACCTCCTCACCATGCACACCAGCATCTTCATCCTCACCATCATGAGCACCGAAAGGTACCTAGCCATAGTCAAGCCATTAGACACTATTGGGAGATCCAGACACTACCAGAGGACTGTCACCTGCCTGGTGTGGATGGTGTCCTTTCTTCTTGCCCTCCCAACTATGATCCTCATAGACCTCAGGACGAGTGACCAGGGCGGGGTGACCAAGCGCATGTGCCACCCCACTTGGCAGATGGAGACCTACAAAGTGTACCTCACCATCCTTTTTAACACCTGCATCCTGGCCCCTGGGCTTGTCATCTGCTACTTATACATTAAGTTGGCCAGGACATACTGGAGATCTCAGACTGCTGTTTTCACCACCAGGGATATGAACCGGTGCCCCAAGCAGAAAGTCCTGTACATGATATTCAGCATCGTCCTCACCTACTGGGCTTGTTTCatacccttctggctctggcaGCTGGTCACCATCTACTACAAGCAGCCAGGGAACCTCACCAACACCACCATGATCTACATCAATTTCATCGTGACCTGCCTGGCCTACAGCAACAGCTGCATTAACCCTTTCCTTTACACGCTGCTCTCCAAGAATTACAAAGAGTATCTGAGGAGTCGTCAGAAGAACTGCATCCACCTCTCCAAGATAAAGCCCAAGAGGCATTCCTCGAGGCAGTCCATATTCTCTGGAAGCCACGCACACACGGAATCCATAGCCATCGCTCAGCTCACAGGGCTCGCTAACGAGGATGTCTGCACTCTGTGA